Proteins co-encoded in one bacterium genomic window:
- a CDS encoding type IV pilus twitching motility protein PilT: MPEEIYIDDLLHAMIQKGASDLHLTVGVPPVFRISGDLVRQGERNFGPKELKTLIYSIMDEQQIRRFENEKELDFAYSVSGLGRFRVNVFYQRDSHAAVLRAIASEIKTVEQLGIPSITKELALLPRGLFLVTGPTGSGKSTTLAALIDYINQNRKCHIITIEDPIEYLHKHKGCVVNQREVGSDTFGFLEALKRVLRQDPDVILLGEMRDLETISTAITAAETGHMVFATLHTIDAAQTIDRIIDVFPPVQQEQIRLQLSNAIQGVLCQTLAKKVTGGRVPAVELMIGTNAIRALIREGKTHQIHTTIQMSGKQGMITMDQSLKDLYKKNIISKEEALSLCSNPSEFRQFITE, translated from the coding sequence CATGCGATGATCCAAAAAGGTGCGAGCGACCTCCACCTTACGGTGGGCGTGCCGCCGGTGTTCCGCATATCGGGCGATCTCGTCCGGCAGGGCGAGCGCAACTTCGGACCGAAAGAGTTAAAGACGCTCATCTACAGCATCATGGACGAGCAGCAGATCCGGCGCTTCGAAAACGAAAAGGAGCTGGATTTCGCGTACAGCGTTTCCGGGCTTGGCCGTTTCCGCGTGAACGTTTTCTATCAGCGGGACAGCCATGCCGCCGTTTTGCGCGCGATAGCCAGCGAAATAAAGACCGTCGAGCAGTTGGGCATTCCATCGATCACGAAAGAGCTTGCGCTTCTGCCTCGCGGCCTCTTTCTGGTCACCGGTCCGACCGGAAGCGGCAAGTCAACCACGCTTGCGGCGCTCATCGACTACATCAACCAGAACCGCAAGTGCCACATCATCACGATCGAAGACCCGATCGAGTACCTGCACAAGCACAAGGGCTGCGTGGTGAACCAGCGCGAAGTGGGAAGCGACACCTTCGGATTCCTGGAAGCGCTCAAGCGCGTCCTCCGCCAGGATCCGGACGTGATACTCCTGGGCGAAATGCGCGACCTCGAAACCATATCCACCGCGATCACCGCCGCCGAAACGGGCCACATGGTCTTCGCCACCTTGCACACTATCGACGCCGCGCAAACGATCGACCGTATCATCGACGTTTTCCCGCCGGTACAGCAGGAACAGATCAGGCTGCAGCTGTCGAACGCGATCCAGGGAGTGCTGTGCCAAACTCTGGCGAAGAAAGTCACGGGCGGACGCGTCCCCGCCGTCGAACTTATGATAGGCACGAACGCGATCCGCGCGCTCATCCGCGAAGGAAAGACGCACCAGATTCACACCACGATCCAGATGAGCGGGAAGCAGGGAATGATCACGATGGACCAAAGCCTGAAGGATCTCTACAAAAAGAACATTATCAGCA